In the Pseudomonas sp. ADAK2 genome, one interval contains:
- a CDS encoding extracellular solute-binding protein, which yields MPSRFCLLGLCLLLSPTLFAAPQPALTVYGEAPKYTPGFQHLDYVNPNAPKGGSLRRSSLEGGPFDHLIPYVDKGTGVAEIDTWLYAPLAYRSKDEPYSVYGLVAQQMELAPNRTWLRFYLNPAARFDDGRAITAEDVRYTFELFTTQGSLKYRQQFADVAEVIVESPTQVRFVFKNNESRTLPLDLATLPVLPEHWWKTRNFADGGGFEAPLGSGPYRVSAVDAGRSVNFERVKNWWGNDLPITRGLYNFDALRVEFFADSDVSRQVLKAGGFDYNREFSATNFTIGYAGTALDQGRLIREHLAPGAAQGAQGFVFNLQKPLFQDRRVRQAIALLWDFEWSNRQMMRSMYLRQRSYFSHSELSATQLPDAEELNILEPWRGQIPDEVFSDVFQAPHTDGSGIIRGQQLQALKLLTTAGWKPEGDQLVNAKGEPLHFTFLNGQKGFERLLLPFKRNLAQIGIGFDIRQVDTAQYTNRVRSRDYDMIVAGYPVSQAPGRELFNYFGADGADDPGSNNYMVLRDPAVDGLLTGLVHATDRASMLRHARALDRVLQWGYYWIPNYYPPGISTVWWNRFGRPAIAPLYDAGLETWWEISPSALTQTQMEQRTQEYSHVGL from the coding sequence ATGCCATCCCGATTCTGTCTGTTGGGCCTCTGCTTGCTGCTTAGCCCAACCCTTTTCGCCGCACCACAACCCGCCCTCACGGTCTACGGCGAAGCCCCCAAATATACCCCGGGCTTCCAGCACCTCGACTACGTCAACCCGAACGCGCCCAAGGGCGGCAGCCTGCGTCGTTCCTCGCTGGAGGGCGGGCCGTTCGATCATTTGATCCCGTATGTCGACAAAGGCACCGGCGTCGCCGAAATCGACACCTGGCTCTACGCCCCGTTGGCCTATCGATCCAAGGACGAGCCCTACAGCGTCTACGGCTTGGTCGCGCAGCAAATGGAACTGGCCCCGAACCGCACCTGGCTGCGTTTCTACCTGAACCCGGCGGCGCGTTTCGACGATGGTCGTGCGATCACCGCCGAGGACGTGCGCTACACCTTCGAACTGTTCACCACCCAGGGCAGCCTCAAATATCGCCAGCAATTCGCCGATGTCGCTGAAGTCATCGTCGAGTCGCCGACCCAAGTGCGTTTCGTGTTCAAGAACAATGAAAGCCGCACGCTGCCGCTGGATCTGGCGACTTTGCCGGTACTGCCGGAACACTGGTGGAAAACCCGCAACTTCGCCGACGGCGGCGGTTTCGAGGCCCCCCTGGGCAGCGGGCCATATCGGGTCAGCGCCGTGGATGCCGGGCGCAGCGTCAATTTCGAGCGAGTCAAGAATTGGTGGGGCAACGACCTGCCGATCACCCGCGGCCTCTACAACTTCGATGCGCTGCGGGTCGAGTTCTTCGCCGACAGCGACGTTTCGCGCCAGGTGCTGAAGGCCGGCGGCTTCGACTACAACCGCGAATTCTCCGCAACCAATTTCACCATCGGCTACGCCGGCACCGCACTGGATCAAGGACGCCTGATCCGCGAACACCTGGCCCCCGGCGCAGCCCAGGGCGCTCAGGGTTTTGTGTTCAACCTGCAAAAACCGTTGTTCCAGGACCGCCGTGTACGGCAAGCGATTGCCTTGCTTTGGGACTTCGAATGGAGCAACCGGCAGATGATGCGCAGCATGTACCTGCGCCAGCGCAGCTATTTCTCCCACAGCGAGCTCTCGGCCACGCAGCTGCCGGACGCCGAAGAACTGAACATCCTCGAACCGTGGCGCGGCCAGATTCCGGATGAAGTGTTCAGCGACGTGTTCCAGGCGCCGCACACCGACGGCAGCGGCATCATTCGCGGCCAGCAGTTGCAGGCGCTGAAACTGCTGACGACGGCGGGTTGGAAGCCCGAGGGCGATCAGTTGGTGAACGCCAAGGGCGAGCCGTTGCACTTCACTTTTCTCAACGGCCAGAAAGGCTTCGAGCGGTTGTTGTTGCCGTTCAAGCGCAACTTGGCGCAGATCGGTATCGGCTTCGATATCCGCCAGGTCGACACCGCGCAATACACCAACCGCGTGCGCAGCCGCGACTACGACATGATCGTCGCCGGCTACCCGGTGAGCCAGGCACCGGGGCGCGAGCTGTTCAACTATTTCGGTGCCGACGGCGCGGATGATCCCGGCTCCAACAACTACATGGTACTGCGCGATCCGGCGGTGGACGGCTTGCTCACCGGGCTGGTGCATGCCACCGACCGCGCGAGCATGTTGCGTCACGCGCGGGCGCTGGATCGGGTGTTGCAGTGGGGTTACTACTGGATTCCCAACTATTACCCGCCGGGGATTTCCACGGTGTGGTGGAACCGTTTCGGTCGTCCGGCGATTGCGCCGTTGTACGACGCCGGCCTGGAAACCTGGTGGGAAATCAGCCCGTCGGCACTGACCCAGACCCAAATGGAACAACGCACTCAGGAGTATTCCCATGTGGGGTTATAG
- a CDS encoding microcin C ABC transporter permease YejB encodes MWGYSLRRLLLIVPTLLCILLVNFVIVQAAPGGPVEQAIARLQGIGVGGAVGGGHVETVGGESRATRGLDPKLVAEIERQYGFDKPAGERLWLMLKRYTRLDFGSSFFRGASVIDLILQKLPVTLSLGLWATLITYLVSIPLGIRKAVHHGSAFDVWSSAAIIIGYAMPGFLFALLLIVVFGGGTVLDWFPVRGLVSENFAELSAWGKVADYFWHLVLPVSALVIGGFATLTILTKNSFLNEISRLYVVTARAKGLSENQVLYGHVFRNAMLLVVAGLPQALVTVFFGGSLLIEVIFSLDGLGRMSYEAAVARDYPVVFGSLFIFTLFGLLIKLLGDLCYTLVDPRIDFTARAA; translated from the coding sequence ATGTGGGGTTATAGCCTGCGGCGTTTGCTGCTGATCGTGCCGACGTTGCTGTGCATTCTGCTGGTCAATTTCGTCATCGTGCAGGCCGCGCCGGGTGGTCCGGTGGAGCAGGCCATCGCGCGCTTGCAGGGCATCGGCGTTGGTGGCGCGGTGGGTGGTGGACATGTCGAGACGGTCGGCGGCGAATCCCGCGCCACCCGTGGCCTGGACCCGAAACTGGTGGCGGAAATAGAGCGCCAGTACGGCTTCGATAAACCCGCCGGCGAACGCTTGTGGCTAATGCTCAAGCGTTATACGCGGCTGGATTTCGGTTCGAGCTTTTTCCGGGGTGCATCGGTGATTGATCTGATCCTGCAAAAGCTCCCGGTGACCTTGTCGCTGGGATTGTGGGCGACGTTGATCACTTATCTGGTGTCGATCCCGCTGGGGATTCGCAAGGCCGTGCATCACGGCTCGGCATTCGATGTCTGGAGCAGCGCAGCGATCATCATTGGCTACGCGATGCCGGGATTTCTGTTCGCGCTGTTGCTGATCGTGGTGTTCGGCGGCGGCACCGTTCTGGACTGGTTTCCGGTGCGCGGCCTGGTCTCGGAAAACTTCGCCGAGCTGTCGGCCTGGGGCAAGGTCGCGGACTACTTCTGGCACCTGGTGCTGCCGGTCAGCGCGCTGGTGATCGGCGGGTTTGCGACGCTGACGATCCTGACCAAGAACAGCTTTCTCAACGAGATCTCACGGCTGTACGTGGTGACCGCGCGGGCCAAGGGGCTGAGCGAAAACCAGGTCTTGTATGGTCATGTGTTCCGCAACGCCATGCTGCTGGTGGTCGCCGGATTGCCCCAAGCGCTGGTGACGGTGTTCTTCGGCGGCTCGTTGCTGATCGAGGTGATTTTCTCTCTCGATGGCCTCGGCCGTATGAGCTACGAAGCCGCCGTGGCGCGGGATTACCCGGTGGTGTTCGGATCGCTGTTCATCTTCACCCTGTTTGGCCTGCTGATAAAACTGTTGGGCGACCTCTGCTACACGCTGGTCGACCCGCGCATCGATTTCACCGCGAGGGCTGCCTGA
- a CDS encoding ABC transporter permease, with the protein MLTLSPIGLRRWARFKAHRRGWWSLWLFLALFGLSLGGELVANDKPLLVSYQGQWYFPAFKRYTEQDFGGELPFQPDYRSLQSRELIEGQGGWLLFAPIPFGFDTVNYDLTEPAPSPPSRENWLGTDDQARDVLARVIFGTRISLLFALALTAASALIGIVAGALQGYYGGWIDLLGQRLLEVWSGLPVLYLLIILSGFVEPNFWWLLGIMALFSWLSLVDVVRAEFLRSRGLEYVKAARALGVGDVQVMWRHILPNAMSATLTYLPFILTGAIATLSALDFLGFGMPAGSASLGELIGQGKNNLQAPWLGLTAFFALALILSLLVFIGEACRDAFDPRS; encoded by the coding sequence ATGCTGACATTGTCTCCAATCGGCCTGCGGCGTTGGGCGCGGTTCAAGGCGCATCGGCGTGGCTGGTGGTCGTTGTGGCTGTTTCTGGCGTTGTTCGGCCTGAGCCTCGGTGGTGAACTGGTGGCCAATGACAAGCCGCTGCTGGTGTCGTATCAGGGCCAGTGGTATTTCCCGGCGTTCAAGCGCTACACCGAGCAGGACTTTGGCGGCGAGCTGCCGTTCCAACCGGACTATCGCAGTTTGCAGTCGCGCGAATTGATCGAGGGGCAGGGCGGCTGGTTGCTGTTTGCGCCGATCCCGTTTGGCTTCGACACGGTCAATTACGACCTGACCGAACCGGCGCCGAGCCCGCCGTCGCGGGAGAACTGGCTGGGCACTGACGATCAGGCGCGGGATGTCCTGGCGCGGGTGATTTTCGGCACACGGATCTCGCTGTTGTTCGCCTTGGCACTGACCGCCGCCAGCGCCTTAATTGGCATCGTTGCCGGCGCGTTGCAAGGTTATTACGGCGGCTGGATCGACTTGCTCGGTCAACGGTTGCTGGAAGTCTGGTCGGGGCTGCCGGTGTTGTACCTGCTGATCATTTTGTCGGGCTTCGTCGAACCGAATTTCTGGTGGCTGTTGGGGATCATGGCGCTGTTTTCCTGGCTGAGCCTGGTGGACGTGGTGCGCGCCGAGTTCCTGCGCAGCCGGGGCCTGGAATATGTGAAAGCCGCGCGAGCGCTGGGCGTCGGCGATGTGCAGGTGATGTGGCGGCACATCCTGCCCAACGCCATGAGCGCGACCCTGACCTACCTGCCGTTCATTCTGACCGGGGCCATCGCGACTTTGTCGGCACTCGATTTCCTCGGCTTCGGCATGCCGGCCGGCAGCGCATCGCTGGGCGAGCTGATCGGCCAGGGCAAAAACAATCTGCAAGCACCGTGGCTGGGCCTGACGGCGTTTTTCGCCCTGGCGCTGATTCTGTCGTTGCTGGTGTTTATCGGCGAAGCCTGCCGTGATGCTTTTGATCCCCGCTCTTGA
- a CDS encoding amidohydrolase → MPDAPADLILYNGRLHTVDRKKPQASAVAIKDGRFVVVGSDAQAMALQGPGTQIIDLHGRTVIPGLNDSHLHLIRGGLNYNLELRWEGVPSLVDALRLLKDQADRTPTPQWVRVVGGWNEFQFAEKRLPTIEELNKAAPDTPVFVLHLYDRALLNRAALKVVGYTRDTPNPPGGEIVRDSNGDPTGMLIARPNAMILYSTLAKGPKLPLEQQVNSTRQFMRELNRLGVTSAIDAGGGYQNYPDDYQVIQQLADDKQLTVRIAYNLFTQKPKEELTDFKNWTSTSRYGQGDDFLRHNGAGEMLVFSAADFEDFLEPRPDLPQTMEQELEPVVRHLVEQRWPFRLHATYNESISRMLNVFEKVNRDIPFDGLPWFFDHAETITPQNIERVKALGGGIAIQDRMAFQGEYFVDRYGAKAAEHTPPIARMLAEGIPVGAGTDATRVSSYNPWTSMYWLVSGRTVGGLELYPQGLSRDTALELFTHGSAWFSSEQGQKGQIKVGQLADLIALSADYFHIEDEGIKWIESVLTIVDGKIVYGSVEFEKLSPPPIPVVPEWSPVTKVPGHWKPLAAQVHHCVGACAVHAHSHQRARLSSAPVSDFQGFWGAFGCSCFAF, encoded by the coding sequence ATGCCCGATGCCCCGGCCGATCTGATTCTGTACAACGGTCGCTTGCACACCGTCGACCGCAAGAAACCCCAGGCCAGTGCCGTGGCGATCAAGGACGGACGCTTCGTGGTGGTCGGCAGCGATGCCCAGGCCATGGCCCTGCAAGGTCCGGGCACGCAGATCATCGACCTGCACGGGCGCACGGTGATTCCCGGCCTCAACGACTCGCACCTGCACCTGATTCGCGGCGGCCTCAATTACAACCTGGAACTGCGCTGGGAAGGCGTGCCCTCGCTGGTCGACGCCTTGCGCCTGCTCAAGGACCAGGCCGACCGCACGCCGACGCCGCAATGGGTGCGCGTGGTCGGTGGCTGGAACGAATTCCAGTTCGCCGAGAAACGCCTGCCGACGATCGAAGAACTGAACAAAGCCGCGCCGGATACGCCGGTGTTCGTCCTGCACCTCTACGACCGCGCCCTGCTCAACCGCGCCGCGTTGAAAGTGGTCGGCTACACCCGCGACACGCCAAACCCGCCGGGCGGCGAGATCGTCCGCGACTCGAATGGCGATCCGACCGGCATGCTGATCGCGCGACCCAACGCGATGATTCTCTACTCGACCCTGGCCAAGGGACCGAAACTGCCGCTGGAACAGCAAGTCAACTCCACCCGGCAGTTCATGCGCGAACTCAATCGCCTGGGCGTTACCAGTGCCATCGATGCCGGCGGCGGTTACCAGAATTACCCGGACGATTACCAAGTCATCCAGCAACTGGCGGACGACAAGCAACTGACGGTGCGCATCGCCTACAACCTCTTCACGCAGAAACCCAAGGAAGAATTGACCGACTTCAAGAACTGGACCAGCACCTCCCGTTACGGCCAGGGCGACGACTTCCTGCGGCACAACGGTGCCGGCGAGATGCTGGTGTTCTCGGCGGCGGATTTCGAGGACTTCCTGGAGCCACGCCCGGACCTGCCGCAAACCATGGAGCAAGAGCTGGAACCGGTGGTGCGTCACCTCGTCGAGCAGCGCTGGCCGTTCCGTTTACACGCGACCTACAACGAATCCATCAGCCGCATGCTCAACGTGTTCGAGAAGGTCAATCGCGACATTCCGTTCGATGGCTTGCCATGGTTTTTCGACCACGCCGAAACCATCACCCCGCAGAACATCGAGCGGGTCAAAGCCCTGGGCGGTGGCATTGCGATCCAGGACCGCATGGCGTTCCAGGGCGAATACTTCGTTGACCGCTATGGCGCCAAGGCCGCCGAACACACCCCGCCCATCGCCCGCATGCTGGCCGAAGGCATTCCGGTCGGCGCCGGCACCGATGCGACACGGGTGTCGAGCTACAACCCCTGGACTTCGATGTATTGGCTGGTCAGCGGCCGCACCGTCGGCGGCCTGGAGTTGTACCCGCAAGGCTTGAGCCGCGACACGGCGCTGGAACTGTTCACCCATGGCAGCGCCTGGTTCTCGTCCGAACAAGGGCAGAAAGGCCAGATCAAGGTCGGGCAATTGGCGGACTTGATTGCGCTGTCGGCGGACTATTTCCACATCGAAGACGAAGGGATCAAGTGGATCGAGTCGGTGCTGACGATTGTCGACGGCAAGATTGTCTATGGCAGTGTCGAGTTTGAAAAACTCTCGCCACCGCCGATCCCGGTAGTGCCCGAGTGGTCGCCGGTCACCAAAGTACCGGGGCACTGGAAACCGTTGGCCGCGCAGGTTCACCACTGTGTCGGCGCGTGCGCGGTGCATGCCCATAGTCACCAGCGGGCGCGGTTGTCGTCGGCGCCGGTCAGTGACTTCCAGGGGTTCTGGGGGGCGTTTGGCTGTTCCTGTTTCGCCTTCTAA
- a CDS encoding SCP2 sterol-binding domain-containing protein, whose amino-acid sequence MTSVADAVQAMKAKFNPAAAAGLDLVFGFRIDESKHFSLIVKDSTCELKEGENPDAQVTLVMDAETLEGIVDGSTDGMQAFMGGKLRAEGDMMLAMKLSELFPS is encoded by the coding sequence ATGACCTCCGTAGCTGATGCCGTACAAGCAATGAAAGCCAAGTTCAACCCAGCCGCCGCTGCCGGTCTGGACCTGGTCTTCGGTTTCCGCATCGACGAATCCAAGCACTTCTCTCTGATCGTCAAGGACAGCACCTGCGAACTGAAAGAAGGCGAAAACCCGGACGCCCAGGTCACGCTGGTGATGGACGCCGAGACCCTGGAAGGCATCGTCGACGGTTCGACTGACGGCATGCAAGCGTTCATGGGCGGCAAACTGCGCGCTGAAGGCGACATGATGCTGGCAATGAAGCTGTCCGAGCTGTTCCCGTCGTAA
- a CDS encoding histidine phosphatase family protein, whose amino-acid sequence MGSIYLIRHGQASFGADDYDVLSPTGIRQAEILGQHLAGLGISFDRCLAGDLRRQQHTATTALEQFAAVGLSTPTLETDSAFNEFDADAVIRALLPAMLKDEPEALDVLRNAAQNRAEFQRIFALIIERWLAGTYDTPGLESWLGFVERVQAGLNRILELADNTQKIAVFTSGGTITALLHLITQMPARQAFELNWQIVNTSLNQLKFRGREVALASFNSHAHLQLLKAPELITFR is encoded by the coding sequence GTGGGCAGCATCTACTTGATTCGACATGGCCAGGCCTCCTTTGGTGCAGACGACTACGACGTCCTGTCGCCGACCGGTATCCGCCAGGCAGAAATCCTCGGCCAGCACCTCGCCGGGCTGGGTATCAGCTTCGATCGCTGCCTTGCCGGGGACTTGCGTCGCCAGCAGCACACCGCCACCACCGCGCTGGAGCAATTCGCCGCCGTGGGCCTGTCGACGCCGACCCTGGAAACCGATTCCGCCTTCAACGAATTCGACGCCGACGCGGTGATCCGCGCCCTGCTTCCGGCCATGCTCAAAGACGAACCGGAAGCGCTGGACGTCCTGCGCAACGCCGCACAAAACCGTGCCGAGTTCCAGCGTATCTTCGCCCTGATCATCGAGCGCTGGCTGGCCGGCACCTACGACACGCCGGGGCTGGAAAGCTGGCTGGGTTTTGTCGAACGGGTCCAGGCCGGGCTGAACCGCATCCTAGAACTGGCGGACAACACGCAGAAAATCGCCGTGTTCACCTCCGGCGGCACCATCACTGCCCTGCTCCACCTCATTACACAAATGCCTGCTCGCCAGGCGTTTGAACTCAACTGGCAAATCGTCAACACCTCGCTCAACCAACTGAAGTTCCGTGGTCGCGAGGTGGCTCTGGCTTCCTTCAACAGTCATGCGCATTTGCAACTGCTGAAGGCCCCGGAACTCATCACGTTTCGCTGA
- the sohB gene encoding protease SohB, whose product MEFFAEYASFLAKTVTLVIAILVVLASFAALRSKGRRKSAGQLQVSKLNDFYKGLRERLEQSLLDKDQLKALRKSQTKTEKKQKKKPEAKSRVFVLDFDGDIKASATESLRHEITALLTLATPKDEVVLRLESGGGMVHSYGLASSQLARIRDAGVPLTVCIDKVAASGGYMMACIGEKIISAPFAILGSIGVVAQLPNVNRLLKKHDIDFEVLTAGEYKRTLTVFGENTEKGREKFQEDLDITHALFKNFVSRYRPQLAINEVATGEVWLGVAALDKQLVDELKTSDEYLSERAKGAELYHLHYAERKSLQERVGLAASGSIDRVLLNWWSRLTQQRFW is encoded by the coding sequence GTGGAGTTTTTTGCCGAGTACGCCAGTTTCCTGGCCAAGACCGTGACCCTGGTGATCGCCATTCTGGTGGTCCTGGCCAGTTTCGCGGCATTGCGCAGTAAAGGTCGGCGCAAGTCGGCCGGCCAGTTGCAGGTCAGCAAACTCAATGATTTCTACAAAGGCCTGCGTGAACGCCTGGAGCAATCCTTGCTCGACAAGGATCAGCTCAAAGCCCTGCGCAAGTCCCAGACCAAGACCGAGAAAAAACAGAAGAAGAAACCCGAGGCCAAATCCCGGGTGTTCGTGCTGGATTTCGACGGTGACATCAAGGCTTCGGCTACCGAAAGCCTGCGCCACGAGATCACCGCACTGCTGACCCTCGCCACGCCCAAGGACGAAGTGGTCCTGCGCCTGGAAAGCGGCGGTGGCATGGTGCACAGCTACGGTTTGGCGTCGTCGCAACTGGCGCGTATCCGTGATGCCGGTGTGCCGTTGACCGTGTGCATCGACAAGGTCGCGGCCAGCGGCGGCTACATGATGGCGTGCATCGGCGAGAAAATTATCAGCGCCCCGTTCGCCATCCTCGGTTCCATCGGCGTGGTGGCGCAACTGCCTAACGTCAACCGCCTGCTGAAAAAGCACGACATCGACTTCGAAGTGCTGACCGCCGGCGAGTACAAACGCACCCTGACCGTGTTTGGCGAAAACACCGAGAAGGGCCGGGAGAAGTTCCAGGAAGATCTGGACATCACCCACGCGCTGTTCAAGAACTTCGTGTCGCGCTATCGCCCGCAACTGGCCATCAATGAAGTGGCCACCGGTGAAGTCTGGCTCGGTGTGGCGGCCCTGGACAAACAACTGGTGGACGAACTCAAGACCAGTGACGAATACCTCTCCGAACGCGCCAAGGGTGCGGAGTTGTACCACCTGCACTACGCCGAACGCAAAAGCCTTCAGGAACGCGTCGGCCTGGCGGCCAGCGGTTCCATCGACCGCGTGTTGCTGAACTGGTGGAGTCGCCTGACCCAACAGCGTTTCTGGTAA